Within Thermus antranikianii DSM 12462, the genomic segment CCGGTGAACGATGCGCTGGTCCTGGCCCCCGTTTCCCTCGGTCATGGCCACCACGGTCACGTAGGGCCTTAAAGGGCTACGGAGCACTTTCTTGGTGAGGGTTTCCTCCACCTGGAAGATGCCGGCGGAGTTGTTCATGGTCACCTGGATCTCCACGGGCACCCTTTCCCCTTTGAGGATGCGCACCTCGTCCACGGCCAGGGCGCTGATGGAGTGGATGTCGATGCTTCCGAGGGCAAAGGCCTTCCGCCCCCGGCCCTTGGTGATGTCGGTGCCGTCAGCCACAGCGGTGACCCCCGCCTCAATGGTCAAGGGCTCAGGGGAGAGGTCGTGGCTGTAAATGCCGTGAAGGATGAGGGCCCTAAGGGCGGTGCGTTGCTCGGGGTCGGGGTAGATCTTCTCCAGGATGCGGTTCAGGATGGGCAGGGCCAAGGTGACGCCAAAGGCCTCGTGGTGGTCCCGGTGCACCTGGTTGCCCAGGTCGTGGAGCATGGTGGAAAGGAGGACCACCACGTAGGCATCCTCCAGCTCCCCGGCCCCCGACTCCACCGTATCCAGGCGCACCCCTGCTTCGGCCAAGAGGGCCAGGATGGCCACGCTGGCCGCCCCGGTGAGGAGGGCGTGGACCCGGCCATGGTCGTTGTAACCCAGCTTACGCATGGTGATGTAATTGGCCATGTTCCACCCAGCCCTGGCCTCGGGGTCTTGGATGAGGAGCTCGTAGGCCTTAAGGGCCTTGGGAAAGGCCTTTAGACGCTCGCGAATGGACTGGTCGGCCTCGGCGTACAGCTTGGCCTTGGGGCTGGCAACGTGGACGATGCGCTCTCCCGTCATGGGCAACTTTACATTACACCACCCTCCGAATGGCTATACCCACCCAACACCCTCATGCGCCCAAAAGAAGCCCGAGGGTGAAGCCAAAACCCCTCCCAAGGGAAAGGGCTTACCCTTACTCTCCCTTGAAGTTAGGCGCCCGCTTTTCCAGGAAGGCCCGTACCCCCTCCTTCATGTCCTCCGTGGCGGAGGCATAGCCGAAAAGGTCGGCCTCGATCTCCAAGGCCTCCGCCAGGTCCAGCCCCTCGCCCCGCACCACGCTCTCCTTGGCCAGGGCCAGGGCGATGGGAGCATTTTTCATGATCTTCCTTGCCAGCTTCTTAGCCTCCTCCAGGGCATCCTCCCCCACCCGGTTCACCAGGCCCAGGCTTAGGGCTTCCTCAGCGGACACATGCCGCCCGGTAAAGATGAGGTCCAAGGCCCGACCCCGCCCGATGAGGCGGGGAAGCCTTTGGGTGCCGCCAAAGCCCGGGATCAAGCCCAGCCCCACCTCGGGCAGGCCCAGCTTGGCCTCCCTGGAGGCCACCCTCAGGTCGCAGGCCAGGGCCAGCTCCAGCCCTCCCCCCAGGGCATACCCGTTGATGGCGGCGATGGTGGGAAGGGGCAAGGCGGCGATCTCGGCGAAGACCTGCTGCCCCAAAAGGGCATACTCCCGGGCCATGAAGGGATCCTTCAGGGCGGCGATCTCCTTGAGGTCCGCCCCAGCGGCGAAGGCCTTCCCCTCCCCGGTGAAGATGGCCACCCGGACCTCGGGATCCTGATGGATGACCTCGGTCACCTCGGCAAGCTCCTGTAAGAGGTCCTGGGAAAGGGCGTTTAAGGCCTCAGGACGCCTTAAGGTAACCAGGGCGATGCCCTCCTCCACCTCGTAGGAGAGGTGCTCGAACTCGGGGATCTCCAGGATGAACTCATGCTCGCCTTCGTGCTCGTGGGCCATGCTACACCTCCAAAAGGGCCTCGAGGGCCACCTCCACCATACGCCTTATGCCCTCTTGCAAGACCTCAGGGGGAGCCAGCTCCGGGTCACCGATGCGGTTGGAAACCGTGAGGATGGCCCCGGCCCGTACCCTTCGCATCTTACCCAGGAGGAAGAGGGCGCTGGCCTCCATCTCAAAGGCGAGCACACCAAACTGGGCCCAGGCCTTCGCTCCCTCGGGGGTGGTGGCGTAGAAGGCATCCTC encodes:
- a CDS encoding HD domain-containing protein, producing MTGERIVHVASPKAKLYAEADQSIRERLKAFPKALKAYELLIQDPEARAGWNMANYITMRKLGYNDHGRVHALLTGAASVAILALLAEAGVRLDTVESGAGELEDAYVVVLLSTMLHDLGNQVHRDHHEAFGVTLALPILNRILEKIYPDPEQRTALRALILHGIYSHDLSPEPLTIEAGVTAVADGTDITKGRGRKAFALGSIDIHSISALAVDEVRILKGERVPVEIQVTMNNSAGIFQVEETLTKKVLRSPLRPYVTVVAMTEGNGGQDQRIVHRVRLHETEDRFVLD
- a CDS encoding enoyl-CoA hydratase/isomerase family protein; the protein is MAHEHEGEHEFILEIPEFEHLSYEVEEGIALVTLRRPEALNALSQDLLQELAEVTEVIHQDPEVRVAIFTGEGKAFAAGADLKEIAALKDPFMAREYALLGQQVFAEIAALPLPTIAAINGYALGGGLELALACDLRVASREAKLGLPEVGLGLIPGFGGTQRLPRLIGRGRALDLIFTGRHVSAEEALSLGLVNRVGEDALEEAKKLARKIMKNAPIALALAKESVVRGEGLDLAEALEIEADLFGYASATEDMKEGVRAFLEKRAPNFKGE